The following coding sequences are from one Crateriforma spongiae window:
- a CDS encoding cytochrome C oxidase subunit IV family protein: MSGHGHSDDGTDFAHPIPLPLLFGVFFALVFLTIVTVAQASFDLGSLDVAVVMAIATIKAILVALFFMHLAFDKPFNIIVFVGSFVFVGLFVIFTLSDSQLTSDSFEPKIDEPVVAEASM, translated from the coding sequence ATGTCAGGTCACGGACACAGCGACGACGGAACCGATTTTGCGCACCCGATCCCGCTGCCACTGCTTTTCGGTGTTTTCTTTGCGTTGGTGTTTTTGACCATCGTCACCGTGGCACAGGCCAGCTTCGATCTGGGCAGTCTGGATGTGGCGGTCGTGATGGCCATCGCGACGATCAAAGCGATCTTGGTCGCGTTGTTCTTCATGCACCTAGCATTCGACAAACCCTTTAACATCATCGTGTTCGTCGGCTCGTTTGTTTTTGTCGGACTGTTTGTGATTTTCACGCTCAGCGATAGTCAGTTGACGTCGGATTCTTTCGAACCAAAGATCGACGAACCGGTCGTCGCCGAAGCATCGATGTGA
- a CDS encoding 3-keto-disaccharide hydrolase, translated as MPVVRLTCLFALAVCSFTTAFGESTATKSGWTVLFDGANTDAFRNYQSDTISSGWKIQDGALVRAEKGAGDIITKEKFGAFELELEYKISPEGNSGVMFHVTEDNPKPWQSGPEIQVQDNTAGHDPQKAGWLYQLYKADVDATKPAGQWNQLRILITPEKCAHYVNGVKYFEYVKGSDDWDQRVAKSKFSKFEGFGEATSGHIALQDHGDEVAYRNIRVRKLD; from the coding sequence ATGCCCGTTGTGCGTTTGACTTGCTTGTTTGCTTTGGCCGTCTGTTCTTTCACCACCGCGTTTGGCGAATCAACCGCAACGAAATCCGGCTGGACCGTGCTGTTCGATGGGGCCAACACCGACGCGTTTCGGAATTACCAGTCCGACACGATCTCATCGGGATGGAAGATTCAGGATGGCGCTTTGGTGCGTGCCGAAAAAGGTGCCGGTGACATCATCACCAAGGAAAAGTTTGGCGCATTTGAGTTGGAACTGGAGTACAAGATCTCACCCGAAGGCAATAGCGGCGTGATGTTTCATGTCACCGAAGACAACCCGAAGCCGTGGCAAAGTGGGCCGGAGATTCAGGTGCAAGACAACACCGCAGGCCATGATCCGCAAAAAGCCGGGTGGTTGTACCAGTTGTACAAAGCCGACGTTGATGCCACGAAACCGGCCGGACAATGGAACCAGCTTCGGATTTTGATCACGCCCGAAAAGTGCGCTCACTACGTTAACGGCGTGAAGTACTTCGAATATGTCAAAGGCAGCGATGACTGGGATCAGCGCGTCGCAAAAAGCAAGTTCTCGAAATTCGAAGGCTTTGGTGAAGCGACCAGCGGCCACATCGCATTGCAAGACCACGGCGACGAAGTGGCCTATCGGAACATTCGCGTCCGCAAATTGGATTGA